From a single Synechococcus sp. MW101C3 genomic region:
- a CDS encoding type II toxin-antitoxin system VapC family toxin: MSTALLLDTHALLWWLAEPDRLSPAAHAAIADDTARVLVSAASGWEIATKVRLGKLPAATPLLEQLPAMLAAQGFDLLPIELRHGLRAGSYGMAHRDPVDRLLAAQAELEALTLVSVDPALRAFPCNLLW, encoded by the coding sequence GTGAGCACTGCTTTGCTGCTCGACACCCACGCCCTGCTCTGGTGGCTGGCTGAACCCGATCGCCTCTCTCCAGCAGCCCATGCCGCCATTGCCGATGACACGGCACGGGTGCTGGTGAGTGCGGCTTCCGGCTGGGAGATCGCCACCAAGGTGCGCCTGGGCAAGCTTCCCGCCGCCACTCCCCTGCTCGAGCAGCTGCCCGCCATGTTGGCCGCCCAGGGGTTCGACCTGTTGCCGATCGAGCTGCGCCATGGCCTGCGGGCGGGCAGCTACGGGATGGCCCATCGCGATCCCGTTGATCGCTTGCTGGCCGCCCAGGCCGAGCTGGAGGCCCTCACCCTGGTGAGCGTTGATCCAGCTCTCAGGGCCTTTCCCTGCAACCTGCTCTGGTAA
- a CDS encoding type II toxin-antitoxin system Phd/YefM family antitoxin, translated as MRTPLRIVNVHEAKTHFSRLIDAAHAGETIVVAKGGRPWARLVPLEQPTPKRNPGVLRGIITLPPPEVLLEPLPEEELAALEDPLL; from the coding sequence ATGCGCACACCCTTGCGGATCGTGAATGTGCACGAGGCCAAAACCCACTTCTCGCGGCTGATCGATGCCGCCCATGCTGGTGAAACCATCGTGGTGGCCAAAGGCGGACGTCCCTGGGCGCGGCTGGTGCCTCTGGAGCAGCCCACACCCAAGCGCAATCCCGGCGTGTTGCGCGGGATCATCACCCTGCCTCCGCCGGAGGTGCTGCTCGAACCGCTGCCGGAGGAGGAGCTCGCCGCTCTGGAAGACCCCCTCCTGTGA
- a CDS encoding GDP-L-fucose synthase, with protein sequence MTTTSTTPLITPADRFFVAGHRGMAGGAIVRALQRAGYGDEAQGGALLTAGREDLDLLDGAAVAAWFGVHQPTVVVLAAAKVGGIAANSSYPADFLLDNLKIQINVIENAWRNGVRRLLFLGSSCIYPKFAEQPIREEELLTGALEPTNEWYAIAKIAGIKLCAALRLQHGFDAISLMPTNLYGPGDNYHPTNSHVLPALIRRFHEAAQANAPSVTCWGTGTPLREFLHVDDLGEACVFALERWQPGPQELQFLNVGTGVDLTIRELAEAVAAATGFAGSLEWDSTRPDGTPKKQLDVSRLAALGWRARIPLAEGLAGTVAEFAARGSIRL encoded by the coding sequence ATGACCACCACCTCCACCACACCCTTGATCACCCCAGCCGACCGCTTCTTCGTGGCGGGCCACCGCGGCATGGCGGGTGGCGCGATCGTGCGGGCACTGCAGCGCGCCGGCTATGGGGATGAAGCCCAGGGCGGCGCCCTGCTCACCGCCGGCCGCGAGGACCTCGACCTGCTCGATGGCGCGGCGGTGGCGGCCTGGTTTGGCGTGCATCAGCCCACGGTGGTGGTGCTGGCGGCCGCGAAGGTGGGGGGCATTGCGGCGAACAGCAGCTATCCAGCTGATTTCCTGCTCGACAACCTCAAGATCCAGATCAATGTGATCGAAAACGCCTGGCGCAACGGCGTGCGGCGGCTGCTGTTCCTGGGCAGCAGCTGCATCTACCCGAAGTTCGCTGAGCAGCCGATCCGGGAAGAGGAGCTGCTCACTGGAGCCCTGGAGCCCACCAATGAGTGGTACGCGATCGCCAAGATCGCCGGCATCAAGCTGTGTGCGGCGCTGCGGCTCCAGCACGGCTTCGATGCGATCAGCCTGATGCCCACCAATCTGTATGGGCCTGGCGACAACTACCACCCCACCAACAGCCATGTGCTGCCGGCCTTGATCCGGCGGTTTCATGAGGCGGCCCAGGCCAATGCACCGAGCGTGACCTGCTGGGGCACCGGCACGCCGCTGCGGGAATTCCTGCATGTGGATGATCTGGGCGAGGCGTGCGTGTTCGCGCTGGAGCGCTGGCAGCCGGGGCCCCAAGAGCTGCAGTTTCTGAATGTGGGCACGGGCGTGGATCTCACGATCCGCGAGCTGGCGGAAGCGGTGGCCGCCGCCACCGGCTTTGCCGGCAGCCTGGAGTGGGACAGCACCAGGCCCGACGGCACCCCGAAAAAGCAGCTGGATGTGAGCCGCCTGGCGGCCCTGGGTTGGCGCGCCCGCATCCCGTTGGCGGAGGGGCTGGCGGGCACGGTGGCCGAGTTTGCCGCCCGTGGGAGCATCCGGCTATGA
- a CDS encoding NAD-dependent epimerase/dehydratase family protein, producing the protein MPVSTASQQFLQLQALEQHQETLEPSNEWDAIAKIAGIKPCQVLRIQYGFDAISLMPTNLYVPGDQYHPTHSHVMAAVICQFHEDRESVAPSVPRWGTGAPLREFLQADDLGEACVHALEHYSSDSIEPVQHLNVGNGVDLAIRELAELATSTVGYSGAIQWDSTKPDATPKRQLDVSRITATGWQPQIGLQEGIKNSWLAFQAHTRDRA; encoded by the coding sequence TTGCCTGTCTCAACGGCCTCCCAGCAATTTCTGCAGCTCCAGGCTCTTGAGCAGCATCAGGAGACCCTGGAGCCCTCCAATGAGTGGGATGCGATCGCCAAGATCGCCGGCATTAAGCCCTGCCAGGTGCTACGGATCCAGTACGGCTTCGATGCGATCAGCCTGATGCCCACCAATCTCTATGTGCCGGGTGACCAATACCATCCCACCCACAGCCATGTGATGGCCGCCGTGATCTGCCAATTCCACGAGGACAGGGAAAGCGTTGCGCCAAGCGTGCCTCGGTGGGGTACGGGCGCGCCGCTGAGGGAGTTCCTGCAAGCGGATGATCTGGGTGAGGCCTGCGTGCATGCGCTTGAGCACTACTCGTCAGATTCGATCGAGCCGGTGCAGCACCTAAACGTGGGTAACGGTGTAGATCTTGCTATCAGGGAGCTGGCTGAACTGGCAACCAGTACGGTGGGCTACAGCGGCGCAATCCAATGGGACTCAACCAAACCAGACGCAACGCCAAAGAGACAACTCGACGTGAGTCGAATCACCGCCACGGGATGGCAGCCACAAATTGGCCTGCAAGAAGGAATCAAGAATTCTTGGTTGGCATTTCAAGCGCACACGAGGGACAGAGCATAG
- a CDS encoding DDE-type integrase/transposase/recombinase, which produces MPRLRADGPNQVWSWDITHLPTKVRGVWLYLYQVIEVWSHKVVAWDVAEREAPAIAADVMSLACRRERVSKGRQQLLILHADNCNA; this is translated from the coding sequence GTGCCAAGGCTGCGGGCCGATGGCCCGAACCAGGTGTGGAGCTGGGACATCACCCACCTCCCGACCAAGGTGCGAGGCGTGTGGCTGTACCTCTACCAGGTGATCGAAGTCTGGAGCCACAAGGTGGTGGCCTGGGATGTCGCCGAGCGGGAAGCCCCAGCCATTGCAGCCGATGTGATGAGCCTGGCCTGCCGACGCGAACGGGTCAGCAAGGGTCGCCAGCAGCTGCTGATACTGCATGCCGATAACTGCAATGCCTAG
- a CDS encoding HigA family addiction module antitoxin: MAQAIAMHQPPHPDEFIAGVYFEPCELSIRKVAERLGVSASTFQRLVASKSRVTPDIALRLSKVLGRSPDSWLALQDSYQLWEARQRLDLSGLTATAMELLTV, encoded by the coding sequence ATGGCACAAGCGATCGCGATGCATCAGCCGCCTCATCCGGACGAGTTCATCGCGGGGGTGTATTTCGAGCCCTGCGAGCTCTCGATTCGGAAAGTGGCGGAGCGGCTGGGGGTGTCTGCCTCCACGTTTCAGCGGCTGGTGGCCAGCAAAAGCCGGGTCACACCGGACATAGCGCTGCGGTTGTCGAAGGTGCTGGGTCGCAGCCCCGACAGCTGGCTGGCGCTGCAGGACAGCTACCAGCTGTGGGAGGCCAGGCAGCGGCTCGACCTTTCGGGGTTGACGGCCACGGCCATGGAGCTACTAACGGTCTGA
- a CDS encoding glycosyltransferase family 4 protein gives MELNQVSADYSLTDIVIPAFSESGYIDPKRYSAVSSYCEQARSFYCKLKSFDADILIGHTLLHFHLYGLGLYLAFKQSKHVVISLMFSPYEGLRSEASEQHDYCFTSIALRSLNDAALSNGHRIIVGVTSEYHWELLAEFRQNYPFLSFTRSPWLVGLHNAGADLRASLKSHGNGKEFSRSKVLLYLGDAKPDKGIETVREFLKWITQLPADDLAEAASRIQIEVHITYCDDWLQSCVDEIRLLCDKLPRLALFSDRHYSSEEYFEVLATANKIVWLYDPDNYKFRTSGIFYDAVSLHCLRDNTKELPEFVVSQGSWMEREFKLLGFEPRAIDLSTTNWMNHLWQFMNQVRTKSELSTQPNKDLLSVFTGQSWNDWIVAALSLDQEKLLSQLTQADCESRPLVVISTDYPHFTRLSGPTGFVQYLEGALHFKTCLGKSQEYDWIRTLTGLKSATDDALRLETELIGILKYKSADIICVDGEHAGSLLGLALRDHQVHPDTRIFTWFHQPSSILSTDIIDQSAFPAAQINPICISPCQVSFFQDELNVGSDRVSVIPHGVHAELIAIGQQSALSRTERLTPNGFGDSFKLLTVGNWLRDRALIFKAAEACPAYEFVWVSTGMALQSHEHAQAQSLGNLKIITSGLSNRELHHEYMTSDFLFQPLISATANNAIIEAMAFGLPIITKSLESTTYYTANQALYYSSPDEAVELLVKLPDYTIAERHSISQALQNQVGAIGWEHISNAFLRILNS, from the coding sequence GTGGAACTCAACCAGGTGTCTGCTGACTATTCATTGACAGACATAGTCATACCTGCTTTCAGCGAGTCTGGCTATATTGATCCGAAGCGGTATTCTGCCGTCAGCAGCTATTGCGAACAGGCAAGGAGCTTCTATTGCAAGCTCAAGTCGTTCGATGCAGACATACTCATCGGTCACACTCTCCTGCACTTTCACTTGTATGGCCTAGGGCTTTATCTTGCTTTTAAGCAGAGCAAGCATGTTGTCATTTCGTTGATGTTCAGTCCCTATGAGGGTCTGAGATCAGAGGCCTCCGAGCAACACGACTACTGTTTCACCTCCATTGCACTCCGGAGTCTTAACGACGCGGCATTAAGCAATGGCCATAGGATTATCGTAGGAGTTACATCCGAATACCATTGGGAGCTGCTCGCAGAGTTTCGTCAGAACTATCCTTTTTTGAGTTTCACCAGGAGCCCATGGTTAGTCGGGCTGCACAATGCTGGGGCTGACCTTAGAGCTTCCTTGAAGTCCCATGGCAATGGCAAGGAGTTCAGTCGCTCCAAGGTTCTCCTTTACCTTGGTGACGCAAAACCGGATAAGGGCATTGAGACTGTCAGAGAGTTTCTGAAGTGGATCACGCAACTTCCTGCTGACGACCTGGCTGAAGCTGCATCACGAATTCAGATCGAAGTTCATATCACATACTGTGATGACTGGCTGCAATCATGTGTTGATGAGATTCGCCTTCTTTGCGACAAGCTACCAAGGCTTGCCCTGTTCTCCGATAGGCATTATTCAAGCGAAGAATATTTTGAAGTTCTAGCCACAGCCAATAAGATCGTGTGGCTATACGATCCAGACAACTATAAGTTTCGAACATCCGGAATCTTTTACGACGCAGTGAGTCTGCATTGTTTGAGAGACAATACCAAGGAGCTTCCTGAATTTGTGGTCAGCCAGGGCTCATGGATGGAAAGGGAATTTAAATTGCTTGGGTTTGAACCAAGGGCGATCGATCTGTCCACAACCAATTGGATGAATCATCTTTGGCAGTTCATGAATCAAGTAAGAACCAAATCGGAGCTTAGTACTCAACCCAACAAAGATCTCCTTAGCGTGTTTACTGGCCAGTCTTGGAATGATTGGATAGTAGCAGCACTCAGCTTGGATCAAGAAAAACTGCTGAGCCAACTTACTCAGGCGGATTGTGAATCACGGCCGCTTGTTGTTATCTCCACTGATTATCCTCATTTTACCAGGCTGAGCGGGCCTACAGGATTTGTGCAATATCTTGAGGGGGCACTCCACTTCAAGACTTGCCTTGGAAAGAGCCAGGAGTATGACTGGATCAGAACCTTGACAGGGCTGAAGAGCGCGACAGATGACGCATTAAGGTTGGAAACAGAGCTCATCGGAATTCTTAAGTATAAGTCTGCAGATATCATATGTGTCGACGGAGAGCACGCAGGTAGCTTGCTGGGGCTGGCTCTTCGTGACCACCAAGTTCATCCTGACACACGCATATTCACATGGTTTCATCAGCCCAGCAGCATCCTCTCAACGGATATCATCGATCAAAGCGCGTTTCCCGCCGCTCAAATTAATCCCATCTGTATTAGTCCCTGCCAGGTTAGTTTCTTTCAAGATGAACTCAATGTCGGTAGTGATCGGGTATCCGTTATCCCGCATGGTGTGCATGCAGAGCTCATTGCCATCGGCCAGCAATCGGCACTGAGTCGGACCGAACGTCTTACGCCGAATGGTTTTGGTGACTCATTTAAGTTGCTCACTGTCGGTAACTGGCTTCGAGACCGTGCACTTATTTTCAAGGCTGCAGAGGCATGCCCCGCCTATGAGTTTGTATGGGTGAGCACTGGAATGGCCTTGCAATCACACGAACATGCACAGGCTCAGAGCCTAGGTAATCTCAAGATTATTACTTCAGGCTTATCCAATCGAGAGCTGCATCACGAATATATGACTTCGGACTTTCTATTCCAACCACTGATATCTGCCACAGCTAACAATGCAATAATTGAGGCCATGGCTTTCGGTCTGCCAATCATTACTAAGAGCCTTGAAAGCACCACTTACTACACTGCAAACCAGGCTCTGTATTATTCAAGTCCAGATGAAGCAGTTGAATTGCTTGTGAAACTTCCCGATTATACCATTGCTGAGCGTCATTCAATTTCACAAGCTTTGCAGAATCAGGTGGGAGCCATAGGGTGGGAACATATCAGTAATGCGTTCCTTAGGATATTGAACTCCTAA